AAATCATCGGGCGGGTATTTTTTATTAGGTGGGAGAGAGCACCAATGCTCCCAAAGAATACATAATTCGCGCAAAAAAGTGATTGAGGAAACAATCCTGCCTTCTGATCCAAACTCACTTAGATCCTGTCCAGATTTTATATGAACACGTCCATCAGATTCAACATCTACAGTTAGCATAACGCCTTCAAGATTGAATATCCCGCCAATCATCGCCATATCTTTTCCCACAAGAATACCAGTTAGAACAGGCGCAGAGAGACTTGCATCAACTGATCCAGAGACTCTGTTAGATTTGCCGAACTCCGATTGATCACCAATAACCTTCGCATCAGTTAGCCGTTTAATTTGGATTTTAGATGGAAGAGAATTGTTAGAATTGTAGACATACATCAACCAGAGTAGAAAATCTGGTGTGAATTCGACCTCTTCAAAAAGTGTATTTAATTCAGAAGTTTCTAACCTCTTCAGGACCATCTGTGTAGATTCGTCAACAATACCACTGGGTCCTTTGAAAAACAAATAACCATCTGAGGTTACAAATATGTCACAATTCCTTTCATCTCTTACATAGAATGTTGCAGGCTCGCCCTGATCATCAAGGCCCTTCTGTTCTCGGAATTCCTCGATAGTATATTTGAACCAACGGACCTCTTCGTCTAGTATTCGTAGGAATTCCCGAGGCAGTGGTTCGTCAACGGTTCTGGCTGGAAGCATGACCTCACTTACTGATCTTTGAGGCTCCGAGGGTGTACCACGTTGCTCTGTATTAAATGTGAATTCCTTGCTGAATTTTTCGAGATCGATCTCAGATTCGAGCTTATAAATTTGATTAAATACTAAATATCCACTATATTCGGGCATTGAGAGTAGTCACCAGACATCAGTAGAATAGCAATACTATTGAATCCATGTGATATTGAAGAAGTCCTCCCGGAAATTTGGCACCTATTTACCCCGAATCCACCCCTCGAACCGTCTGTATGCAGGACAGCATGGAGGTCGACAGTGGCGAGGAGGTGACTGTAGAGCACATGAAGACCCTCTCCAGCGACGGTACACGCTTCGCACCACGGAGTCCCCGGCGTCGCTCGTCTGCGTCACGCCCAGAAGCTCACCGGCGACACGGACGGCCCGCGGCCCACGTCGAGCGTCGCGGAAAAGACACGGCTGTCCCTCTCGGCAGGATCGGCGGTCGACGCTGGCGGCTGACGAGCGGTCGCTGTCGAGTGGGAACGCCGGTCACAGCGTCCACGCGAACACTTATGCTCGGATCTGACAAAGACGAGAGCGGATGATCCGGCTCGGAACGGGGCTGCTGTCGACCGCCGACGGCCAGTCGAGACTGCTCGTCGGCTCCGAGCCGGTGTCGCTGCTGCTGGTGTTGACCGCCGCAGTCGTCGGGATGGGCGTCGCGTTCCTGGTGTGGCTCCACCGGGATCGTCCCGGTGCGCCGCCGCTGGCCGTGTTCGTCACCACGGCCAGCCTGTGGTCGATGGCCGAAGGGCTGGAGCTCGCGGCCGCCGGGTTCGGAGAGATGCGTGCGCTCGCACAGGCGGAGTTGATCCTCTCGACGGTCATCCCGCTGGCCTGGCTGGTGACCGTGCTCGAATACACCGGCAGAGGGGAGTGGCTCACCCGTCGTCGGCTGGCGGGGCTGCTGGTAGAGCCGCTGCTCGTTACGGTCCTCGTCGTGACGGCACGTCGCCACGCGCTGGTCTGGCAGTCGACGGGAACGACCGTCTTCGGGGACACGAGCGTCTTCGCACCGAACGTCACGGTGCGCGTCGCCGAGAACGTCGCCGATCGACAGGTCCGTCTCGACGTGATCGACGACGGGCCAGGGATCGACGAGGCCGAGATCGCCGCGGGACCAGCGACGAGGAGACGGCGCTGCACCACGCTTCCGGGGTCGGACTCTGGCTCGTGACGTGGGTCGTGCGTGGCTACGGCGGCACGATCGACTTCGCCGTCGAGGACGGGACGACCGTGACGATACGACTGCCGCGGGCCGACGGGTCGGTGAGCCTCGACGACGCGACACCCTCCGTGACCAAGTAACGGCGAGTCAGCAGGGTTTTGTTCACCCTCGGCGTCGCGAACCCATGGGATACCACGTCGTCGATCCCGCCGACCTCGACCCGGAACCGGATCGTCCGTCCGAGATGAAGTACGTCAGCGAGGCCGCAGACCTCGATCACATCGGGCTGCGGACCTACCGCGTCGAACCCGGCGAGTCGATCCCGCTGTCGGGCCTGCACTACCACGACGAACAGGAAGAGGTGTTCTACGTCCGCGAGGGGCAGCTGAGCGTCGAGACGCCCGATCGAACGTACACCGTCGATCCCGGCCAGTTCTTCGTCGCCGAACCGGGTAGTCCCCACCGCGCGCACGTCGCCGCCGACGCCGACGGCGAGTGTCGCCTGCTCGGAATGGGCGCGCCGCCACAGAGCGACGGCCACGGCTACGAGGCGTCCTGAGTTCACGGAATCCCGGCGGCGAGCACCATCCCGACGTACCCGACCACGGCGAGCGGGAGTCCGACGTGTATCAGCCGGCGACTGTTCCGTGCGAACTGGCCAAGCGCCTCGGGACCTCGCTCGGCGAGGACGGCGGCCTCCAGAGAGTCACTCCCCGCGGCACGACCGAACACGGTGACGGCGTCGCCGGGTGCGAGCACGCGCTCTATCTCGTCACCGTCGACTCGGCCGGTGAGGAATCCGGGACTCGCGTCGGTCGGGTCGACTCGAACGGCCCCGTCCGACCCGGTGAGAGCGAACGGGACCGCACGCCGCTCTGTGGCGACCAGTGCTTGCCCCCGAGCCGACGCCACCTGATCTTCTACGGCACCGAATCCGGGGCACTCGCCGCGCTGGACGACCAGCGCCGGGCTCCCGTCCGACGCCGAAACGACCTGTCCGTCTCGACAGGGTTCTGCCACCCCCGCGACGAGTACGTGGCCGCTGGCGGGGACCGTGGCGGGCGTCACCTCGTCGGCTGCGTGGATCGCCGTCGCCAGCCGATACTGTCGACCGCCGTACGCAGTCGCGCCGGCACCGACGAGAAAGAGCGTCCAGGCGAGGTGGTACGTGTCGAGACCGGCGTAGTGGGGGGCCGCCGCCGGGTCCCCGAGGACGTACGTCGTCCCGATACCGGCGACGACGAGCGCCCCGACTGTCCCGTAGACGACCGTCCGTCCTCGGTCTTCGAACAGGTAGCGGGCAATTCGCCAGTCGCGTCGATACTCGACGGCGACGAAGACAGCAGCGATCAGGCCTACCGGAAGGAGAAAGTCCCACAGGAGGTGTTCGATCACGATTTCTGTTCACCCTAGTTCGGAGAGACGGCGGCGTTGGCCACTCCTCGCAACGCGACGAGTGGCCGCATCCGACCCGCGTGTTACTCGCCGTCGGCCTCGCTCTCTCGCCGCATCGCGATCTCGAACCACGGACACAGGCGGAGCTGTCGGTAGAACTTCGGGTTCTCCTGGAGGTCCTCGTAGGACACCCAGAGCAGACCCCCGACCTCCTCGGGATCTCGGTCCAGCGAGGTGTCGGTCAGCGTCGCCTGCAGGACTGTACAGACCTCCCACTCGACGCCGGCGTTCTCGTAGTAGCGCTTGTACTCGAAGCGGTCTGTCTTCTGGAGATCGTCGTACTGGTCGGGCGTAATCCCGAGTTCCTCTTCGAGGCGCTGGCGGGTGGCTTCCTCCTGGCTCTGGCCCTCGACGGGGTGGGACGCGACGGTGCCGTCCCAGTGAGTGTCCCACAGGCGCTTGTCGTGAGCGCGCTGGGCCAGCAGGATCCGCCCCTCCTCGTCGAACAACAGCGCCGTGAACGCGCGGTGGCGGATGCCGTCGCCCGTGTGGGCGTC
Above is a genomic segment from Halomicrobium sp. LC1Hm containing:
- a CDS encoding histidine kinase N-terminal 7TM domain-containing protein — translated: MIRLGTGLLSTADGQSRLLVGSEPVSLLLVLTAAVVGMGVAFLVWLHRDRPGAPPLAVFVTTASLWSMAEGLELAAAGFGEMRALAQAELILSTVIPLAWLVTVLEYTGRGEWLTRRRLAGLLVEPLLVTVLVVTARRHALVWQSTGTTVFGDTSVFAPNVTVRVAENVADRQVRLDVIDDGPGIDEAEIAAGPATRRRRCTTLPGSDSGS
- a CDS encoding cupin domain-containing protein, with product MGYHVVDPADLDPEPDRPSEMKYVSEAADLDHIGLRTYRVEPGESIPLSGLHYHDEQEEVFYVREGQLSVETPDRTYTVDPGQFFVAEPGSPHRAHVAADADGECRLLGMGAPPQSDGHGYEAS
- the idi gene encoding isopentenyl-diphosphate Delta-isomerase; this encodes MDDDVEHENALQDVIAVDANDEKQGTANRLDAHTGDGIRHRAFTALLFDEEGRILLAQRAHDKRLWDTHWDGTVASHPVEGQSQEEATRQRLEEELGITPDQYDDLQKTDRFEYKRYYENAGVEWEVCTVLQATLTDTSLDRDPEEVGGLLWVSYEDLQENPKFYRQLRLCPWFEIAMRRESEADGE